The sequence AGGCTCGATGGAACATCCGCGCGGCGTGAGATCTGGCGTAGCGCGCACAGGCGTGACAGGTCTCATCGACAAGGTGAGGGCGACTATTCAAAAGTATGAGATGACGAGGCCGGGTGACCGGGTGTTGGTCGGAGTATCGGGCGGCCCCGATTCGGTGGCGCTCTTGCACGTCCTCTGGATGCTCTCGGAGGAGCTCGGCATCGTCCTGCATGTCGCGCACTTGAATCACATGCTTCGCGGCGAGGCGGCCGACGAGGATGCTGGTTACGTGAGTGACCTCGCGGGCCGCCTCGGCCTGCCTGTGACTGTGGAATCCCGGGATGTGGCGGCGATCGCGCGCGAGGAGCGGGTCTCGCTGGAGCTTGCCGCGCGGGAAGCCCGCTACGAATTCTATCGCGAAGTGGCACGATCGACCGGCGCAACCAGGGTGGCGCTGGGCCATCACGCAGGTGACCAGGCTGAGACGGTTCTTCTGAGGCTTCTACGAGGCACGGGCACCACGGGGCTCGGCGGGATCCCTCCGGTGCGCCCCCTCGGGACAGGCGAGGGCGGCGCTGGCAACAGCAAGGACAAGGAGGGCCCGGTCATCATCCGTCCCCTCATCGGCGTGCCGCGTCGGGAGATCGAGGCGTATTGTGTGGACAACCATCTCTCTCCCAGGGTTGACGCGTCAAACCTCGCCCCGGTGTACGCGCGGAACAGGGTGAGGCACGAGCTCATTCCTCTCCTCGAGCGTCGCTTCAACCCGCGCATCGTGGAGAGCATCGCGAGGACGGCCGAACTCGTCAGGGAGGACGATGCGTTCATATCCGGTGAGGTCCGGCGGAGGATGGGACATATCATCCTCGGGAAGTCCCCGGGGGGACCACTGCTCAGCGTCACCCGGCTTCTCGCCGAACCCGTCGCCGTCCAGCGGCGGGTCGTGCGC is a genomic window of Bacillota bacterium containing:
- the tilS gene encoding tRNA lysidine(34) synthetase TilS encodes the protein MEHPRGVRSGVARTGVTGLIDKVRATIQKYEMTRPGDRVLVGVSGGPDSVALLHVLWMLSEELGIVLHVAHLNHMLRGEAADEDAGYVSDLAGRLGLPVTVESRDVAAIAREERVSLELAAREARYEFYREVARSTGATRVALGHHAGDQAETVLLRLLRGTGTTGLGGIPPVRPLGTGEGGAGNSKDKEGPVIIRPLIGVPRREIEAYCVDNHLSPRVDASNLAPVYARNRVRHELIPLLERRFNPRIVESIARTAELVREDDAFISGEVRRRMGHIILGKSPGGPLLSVTRLLAEPVAVQRRVVREAIALLGLGVEDVGFEHVETVLELAREGSPGAAVSLPRGIWARKAYRPANPLDGCDRQGASLAIGSPVELILEFGSGPAPEPQPERWPCGETEAWAASESAARSHPGGPLATRGFEHTLNVPGTTFVPELGLIIDAEVFETKRCGCGEDTRVGRVGHVGRVGADPCPEPDPYEAFFDLDALGPSLAVRTRREGDRIRPFGMEGHKKLKDLFIDEKIPRNIRDRVPVIVAGKDILWVVGVKRSDLARVSPSTRRVLRLAVRAAEHGGPG